A window of the Phaseolus vulgaris cultivar G19833 chromosome 5, P. vulgaris v2.0, whole genome shotgun sequence genome harbors these coding sequences:
- the LOC137834981 gene encoding metal tolerance protein 10-like, with amino-acid sequence MEETGGTPRRREPLLTAAEGEVAKASWRLNLNEFRLPSQTDDHQRKRPFTFHSLLRKPRKQRKVAEYYKQQERLLEGFTEMETITETGGFPGALSEDEMKQLAKSERMAIHASNICNLVLFVAKVYASIASRSLAVIASTMDSLLDLLSGFILWFTAHAMKNPNQFHYPIGKKRMQPLGIIVFASVMATLGLQILIESARELISKSKPNMDPTKLHWMIGIMVGVTIVKFILMVYCRRFKNEIVRAYAQDHFFDVITNSVGLAAAVLAVKFYWWIDPTGAIIIALYTINTWARTVVENVWSLIGRTAPPDFLAKLTYLIWNHHEQIKHIDTVRAYTFGAHYFVEVDIVLPEDMVLHQAHNIGETLQEKLEQLPDVERAFVHIDFEFTHRPEHKTMV; translated from the exons ATGGAGGAGACTGGCGGCACACCCCGCCGGAGGGAACCACTTCTGACGGCAGCGGAGGGAGAGGTTGCAAAAGCTTCGTGGAGACTTAACTTGAACGAGTTTCGTTTGCCAAGCCAAACAGATGATCATCAACGTAAACGACCCTTCACTTTTCACAGCCTTCTTCGTAAACCAA GGAAGCAACGGAAAGTGGCAGAATATTACAAGCAGCAGGAAAGACTCCTTGAAGGATTTACTGAGATGGAGACTATAACTGAAACGGGTGGTTTCCCTGGAGCTCTCTCTGAG GATGAAATGAAGCAACTAGCAAAGAGTGAGAGAATGGCTATTCATGCCTCAAATATTTGTAACTTGGTGCTGTTTGTTGCAAAGGTTTATGCCTCAATTGCGAGCAGATCATTGGCAGTCATTGCCTCAACCATGGACTCTCTCTTAGATCTCTTGTCAGGGTTCATATTATGGTTTACTGCTCATGCCATGAAAAACCCAAACCAATTTCACTATCCAATTGGAAAGAAACGCATGCAGCCATTG GGTATCATTGTTTTTGCATCAGTAATGGCAACTTTGGGGTTGCAGATTTTGATTGAATCTGCCCGAGAACTTATTTCCAAG TCTAAGCCTAACATGGATCCAACAAAACTGCATTGGATGATCGGGATTATGGTGGGTGTGACTATAGTGAAGTTCATTCTCATGGTCTACTGCAGAAGATTTAAAAATGAAATCGTTAGAGCGTATGCACAAGATCACTTTTTTGATGTGATTACTAATTCTGTTGGATTAGCTGCTGCTGTTTTAGCTGTCAAGTTCTACTGGTGGATTGATCCAACAGGAGCTATAATT ATAGCACTGTATACAATTAACACATGGGCCAGGACAGTGGTTGAGAATGTTTGGTCACTCATTGGAAGGACAGCACCACCTGATTTTCTGGCCAAGTTAACTTACCTCATATGGAATCATCATGAGCAGATTAAGCATATAGATACTGTTAGAGCATACACCTTTGGTGCACATTACTTTGTGGAAGTTGACATTGTGCTGCCAGAAGACATGGTTCTCCATCAAGCACACAACATTGGTGAGACACTCCAGGAGAAGCTAGAGCAACTTCCAGATGTTGAGAGGGCTTTTGTGCACATAGATTTTGAGTTCACTCACAGGCCAGAGCACAAGACCATGGTGTGA
- the LOC137836172 gene encoding protein MAIN-LIKE 1-like: MSILRLQEKHVTKYVWEGNERLLRPRRHASWVLKHEDILDQRVKRLIDHSGFGHLLKFKHIDFNHVLITALVERWRTETHTFHFPLGETTVTLEDVELILSLPIDGQVVTGITSGDLVSLCDQLLGFIPPSTAIKGNAIKLSWLNNSFQELPHNVTDDVIAQHARAHILTLIGSLLMPDSSGSKCWAWERLTCISPQLQPLTDEEVQQGVGFPLGKRWTRRMHRTHIGGTTVPQIRAIFDGIKAKEVDRVMRQFGFRQSIPSDPFNLDQLHNEDMRGRTDRY; the protein is encoded by the exons ATGTCTATATTGCGACTCCAAGAGAAACATGTTACTAAATACGTATGGGAAGGTAATGAAAGACTATTGAGACCCAGAAGACATGCAAGTTGGGTACTAAAGCATGAGGATATACTTGACCAACGAGTCAAACGGTTAATTGATCATTCTGGTTTTGgacatttgttaaaatttaagcACATTGACTTCAACCATGTACTAATTACAGCATTAGTGGAAAGATGGAGAACAGAGACTCATACCTTTCACTTTCCTCTCGGTGAAACAACTGTTACTTTGGAAGATGTGGAATTAATATTGAGTTTACCTATTGATGGACAGGTTGTCACCGGGATTACTAGTGGTGATTTAGTATCTTTATGTGACCAGTTACTCGGATTTATACCACCATCAACAGCGATAAAAGGAAATGCAATTAAGTTGTCTTGGCTTAACAACAGTTTTCAGGAACTGCCACATAATGTAACCGATGATGTTATTGCTCAACATGCTCGAGCCCACATATTAACACTTATTGGGAGTCTATTGATGCCTGATTCTTCAGGTAGTAAG TGTTGGGCATGGGAACGCCTAACATGCATTTCTCCACAACTTCAACCATTGACTGATGAAGAAGTTCAACAAGGAGTTGGTTTCCCACTCGGTAAAAG GTGGACTCGGAGGATGCATAGGACGCACATAGGAGGAACCACTGTTCCACAAATACGAGCAATATTTGATGGCATTAAAGCTAAAGAG GTTGACAGGGTTATGCGTCAATTTGGATTTCGACAGAGTATTCCAAGTGACCCATTCAATCTTGATCAACTTCACAACGAGGATATGAGAGGACGAACTGATCGATACTGA
- the LOC137834980 gene encoding uncharacterized protein, whose product MAFLLPNLQPSLLAQSKSKDKSNLHQNQTLTPPKPTSHFPISSSSLHASTAQVVHVSSPQDNKQPKDEFYLNLGLAVRTIREDLPLIFIKDLNYDIYRDDITFMDPINTFSGIEKYKLIFWALRFHGKILFREMALDVYRVWQPSENVILIRWNLRGVPRVPWEAKGEFQGTSRYKLDRNGKIYEHKVDNLAFNFPQNIKPVSVLDLVSASPASPNPTFLWGPVDAYSSWIAFYKAVRETLDDQEGSLLLQDGLATCS is encoded by the exons ATGGCCTTTCTCCTTCCCAACCTTCAACCTTCCCTATTAGcccaatccaaatccaaagaCAAATCAAACCTTCACCAAAACCAAACTCTCACACCTCCAAAACCCACTTCTCACTTCCCCATATCTTCTTCCTCTCTCCATGCTTCCACTGCACAAGTTGTACATGTCAGCTCACCACAAGACAATAAGCAGCCAAAGGATGAGTTCTACCTCAACCTTGGCCTTGCTGTCAGGACCATCCGTGAGGACCTTCCTTTGATCTTCATCAAAGACCTCAATTATGACATTTATAG GGATGACATAACATTCATGGACCCCATCAACACATTTTCAGGGATTGAAAAGTACAAATTGATCTTCTGGGCATTGAGGTTTCATGGCAAAATTTTGTTTCGTGAGATGGCACTTGATGTGTACAGGGTGTGGCAGCCTTCAGAGAATGTGATATTGATCAGGTGGAACCTTAGGGGAGTGCCAAGGGTTCCTTGGGAGGCCAAAGGAGAGTTTCAGGGCACTTCAAGGTACAAATTAGACAGAAATGGCAAAATTTATGAACACAAAGTTGATAACTTGGCATTCAATTTCCCACAGAATATTAAACCAGTTTCAGTTTTGGATTTGGTAAGTGCAAGCCCTGCAAGTCCAAATCCTACATTTTTGTGGGGTCCTGTTGACGCCTACTCTTCATGGATAGCCTTTTACAAGGCAGTTAGGGAGACATTAGATGATCAAGAAGGGAGTTTGCTCCTACAAGATGGTTTAGCTACATGTTCATAG